The following coding sequences lie in one Heyndrickxia oleronia genomic window:
- a CDS encoding PTS galactitol transporter subunit IIC, which yields MLETLQSVFNAFGAAILVPVIIIIIAMILKVPLKKALMAGLNAGIGLQGFTLVINSFTPIISPVIESMVKNTGINLPAFDVGWQATSIVAYSTQPGMVFLAVGIILQTVLFLVKWTDVFQPSDLWNNYSYAIWGSMVYIVTDNMLLALGCMILLNMYSLLNSEVIARRWSTYYGYPNTTIVGMHNIEPAIFGLVMDPVLNALGFNKIKINPETLQKRLGIFGEPIVLGFFIGAIIGLIGNISSLDTVSAWGSTLTVAIATAAVMAIFPKIAGIFSNAFTPITDAARKSTAKREKGSGREWFLGINDAAGFGEPATLTAGLILIPIMVLMAFILPGNKVIPVIDLVALPFMVQGLVALTNGNMAKVIVNGIIWFSIGLYICTETAQLFTDIAVDIGISLPAGALLITSFNILSKPLASLVFFAFLSGSPLWISLVIIVYLVLWFLFRKNKKSFYDYLDRQAAKNDPEPANGQVA from the coding sequence ATTAAAAAAAGCGCTGATGGCTGGCTTAAATGCAGGCATTGGTTTACAAGGGTTCACATTAGTCATTAATTCCTTTACTCCGATTATTTCTCCAGTAATTGAAAGTATGGTGAAAAATACGGGGATTAATTTGCCTGCGTTTGATGTAGGATGGCAAGCAACATCGATAGTAGCTTATTCTACTCAGCCGGGTATGGTTTTCTTGGCAGTCGGTATCATATTACAAACTGTTCTTTTCCTTGTTAAATGGACAGACGTATTCCAACCGTCTGATCTATGGAATAACTACTCCTATGCAATCTGGGGATCGATGGTATACATCGTAACAGATAATATGCTACTAGCTTTAGGTTGTATGATTTTATTAAATATGTATAGTTTACTAAATTCAGAGGTCATTGCTAGAAGATGGTCCACATATTATGGATATCCCAATACAACGATTGTTGGTATGCATAATATTGAACCAGCGATCTTTGGTTTAGTGATGGATCCGGTCTTAAATGCTTTAGGTTTCAACAAAATTAAAATAAACCCAGAAACGCTCCAAAAGCGTCTTGGAATATTTGGTGAGCCGATCGTATTAGGATTTTTTATCGGTGCGATTATTGGTCTAATCGGTAATATTTCTTCATTAGATACTGTTTCAGCCTGGGGGTCAACTTTAACTGTTGCAATTGCTACTGCTGCTGTAATGGCAATTTTTCCAAAGATTGCGGGGATTTTTTCAAATGCATTTACACCTATTACCGATGCAGCTAGGAAATCTACAGCTAAAAGAGAAAAAGGATCCGGTCGTGAATGGTTTTTAGGGATTAATGATGCTGCTGGATTTGGTGAGCCTGCTACATTAACTGCTGGACTGATCCTAATTCCTATAATGGTCTTAATGGCCTTCATATTACCAGGGAATAAAGTAATTCCTGTTATTGACTTGGTTGCATTGCCATTTATGGTGCAAGGACTGGTTGCTTTAACGAACGGTAATATGGCTAAAGTGATTGTAAATGGGATCATATGGTTTAGTATTGGGCTGTATATTTGTACAGAAACAGCTCAGTTATTTACAGATATAGCAGTCGATATAGGGATTTCTTTACCGGCAGGTGCCCTTTTAATCACAAGTTTTAATATATTATCTAAACCATTGGCATCACTTGTATTCTTTGCATTTCTAAGTGGTAGCCCGCTTTGGATCTCGTTAGTTATCATTGTTTACTTAGTGCTATGGTTTTTATTTCGAAAGAACAAAAAATCCTTCTACGATTATCTTGATCGACAGGCAGCAAAAAACGATCCTGAACCAGCAAATGGGCAAGTTGCTTAA
- a CDS encoding galactitol-1-phosphate 5-dehydrogenase, producing the protein MEGKMKAAVLHSLGNIKKEIVDIPQINEEEVLIKVKYAGICGSDVPRSMISGARIYPLILGHEFSGEVVEVGGNVSDIHPRDRVVVAPLVSCGECLYCKAGDYGLCDHYNIIGTGSNGAFAEYVKAPKNHVLKIDDRLDFETAAGIEPATIGYHGLQKANIQPGETVVVMGCGSIGQLTLQWAKIFGASTVIAVDIFDDKLELAKELGADITINSKNEDPVEKIKKLTNGGADVVAETAGNVFTQQQSILAAKKKGRVVFIGITHKGLELKEETMDHIMRGEITIQGSWNSYMPPYPGIAWKATLDYMTKGDIRFKRMISHKIKIEEVGEYLKGMAERTLSFNKVLVSLEDYENLDNKRKVME; encoded by the coding sequence ATGGAAGGTAAAATGAAGGCAGCTGTATTGCATTCACTTGGAAATATTAAAAAAGAAATAGTCGATATTCCTCAAATTAATGAAGAGGAAGTACTTATTAAAGTTAAATATGCAGGAATCTGTGGGTCAGACGTTCCCCGTTCGATGATTAGTGGAGCTCGCATATATCCTCTTATATTAGGTCATGAATTTTCTGGAGAAGTGGTTGAAGTTGGAGGAAACGTAAGCGATATACACCCAAGGGATCGTGTAGTTGTTGCACCGTTAGTATCTTGCGGTGAATGTTTATATTGTAAAGCTGGAGATTATGGTTTATGTGATCATTACAATATTATTGGTACGGGAAGCAATGGTGCCTTTGCAGAATATGTGAAAGCTCCAAAGAATCATGTATTAAAAATTGATGATCGTTTAGATTTTGAAACTGCTGCAGGCATTGAACCCGCGACTATCGGTTACCATGGTTTACAAAAGGCGAATATTCAACCTGGTGAAACAGTTGTGGTAATGGGTTGTGGTTCAATTGGACAATTAACCTTACAGTGGGCAAAAATTTTCGGTGCATCTACTGTAATCGCGGTAGATATTTTTGATGACAAGTTGGAGTTGGCTAAAGAGCTCGGTGCCGATATTACGATTAATTCAAAAAATGAAGATCCAGTAGAAAAAATAAAGAAATTAACAAATGGTGGGGCAGATGTAGTTGCTGAAACAGCAGGGAATGTATTTACACAACAGCAATCCATACTAGCAGCTAAGAAAAAAGGACGTGTCGTTTTTATAGGGATTACACATAAAGGTTTGGAATTAAAAGAAGAAACTATGGACCATATTATGCGTGGTGAAATAACCATTCAAGGGTCTTGGAATTCTTATATGCCACCATATCCAGGGATTGCCTGGAAAGCCACACTAGATTATATGACCAAAGGGGATATTCGATTTAAAAGAATGATTTCTCACAAGATTAAAATAGAAGAAGTTGGTGAGTATTTAAAGGGGATGGCTGAGAGAACTTTATCATTTAATAAAGTACTAGTTTCTCTTGAAGATTATGAAAATTTAGATAATAAAAGAAAGGTAATGGAGTGA
- a CDS encoding L-ribulose-5-phosphate 4-epimerase: protein MLEKLKAEVLEANLSLPKYNLVTFTWGNVSGIDRDSGLVVIKPSGVEYEKLKLEDLVVVDLEGNIVEGQLRPSSDTKTHLVLYKHFSDIGGIVHTHSTWATIWSQAKKDLPALGTTHADTFYGTVPCTRNLRKDEIESDYELETGNLIVETFKERNIDPNAVPASLVDSHGPFTWGKSPRKALENAVVLEEVCKLASNTFQLNMDISSIDQNLLDKHYLRKHGKDAYYGQNHLLINN, encoded by the coding sequence ATGCTAGAAAAACTAAAAGCTGAGGTCCTCGAGGCAAACCTTAGCTTACCTAAATATAATTTAGTAACATTTACGTGGGGAAATGTTAGTGGTATCGATAGAGATAGTGGGTTAGTAGTTATTAAACCGAGCGGAGTAGAATACGAGAAATTAAAGCTTGAGGATTTAGTAGTCGTAGATTTAGAGGGAAATATTGTAGAAGGTCAGTTAAGACCCTCTTCAGACACAAAAACACACTTAGTGTTATACAAGCATTTCTCTGATATTGGTGGGATTGTTCATACGCATTCTACATGGGCGACGATATGGTCACAAGCAAAAAAAGATCTTCCTGCATTAGGAACAACACATGCGGATACTTTTTATGGGACGGTTCCATGTACAAGAAACTTAAGAAAAGATGAAATAGAGTCTGATTATGAGCTGGAAACTGGAAATTTAATTGTAGAGACCTTTAAAGAAAGAAATATAGATCCTAACGCAGTACCAGCCTCCTTAGTCGATAGTCATGGTCCATTTACATGGGGGAAAAGTCCAAGAAAAGCGCTTGAGAATGCAGTTGTTTTAGAGGAGGTTTGTAAGCTGGCATCAAATACATTTCAATTAAATATGGATATCTCCTCAATAGATCAGAATCTACTGGATAAACATTATTTAAGAAAGCATGGAAAAGATGCCTATTACGGACAAAACCATTTATTAATCAATAATTGA
- a CDS encoding 2-hydroxyacid dehydrogenase, which translates to MAKVIVVGDPLVSSNLLEKAALQLKITGPIEVKKFEWYYDISKKEFQRIIKKIEMVGPEYMDIPNGILEELETANYLLVHYAPISRKMIEHAQHLKVIGTCRGGTEHVNMTVCQEHGIPVIYVIRNAEAVADFTIGLMYAETRNISRAHQFMMNGQWKKAFPNDPYKTTLSHLKVGICGFGHIGKLVIKRLNALGVDVLLYSSRENKDDLNKNGLSVEMVDLETLFTESDIVSLHARVTKENRNMIDKSLISRMKPSSYLINTARPELLDKEDLIDALRNHRIAGAAIDVFWEEPLDPNDELLKLDNITLTPHIAGDTVDAILGSPNLLRDALNEYFRGGLTPTALKW; encoded by the coding sequence GTGGCAAAGGTCATCGTTGTTGGGGACCCACTAGTAAGTAGTAATCTATTAGAGAAAGCCGCACTGCAATTAAAAATAACGGGTCCAATTGAGGTTAAAAAGTTTGAGTGGTATTACGATATATCTAAGAAAGAGTTCCAAAGGATTATTAAAAAAATTGAAATGGTTGGGCCGGAATATATGGACATCCCAAATGGCATCTTAGAAGAGTTGGAAACTGCGAACTATTTACTTGTTCATTATGCCCCTATATCGAGGAAAATGATTGAACACGCTCAACATTTAAAAGTAATCGGAACCTGTCGGGGTGGAACGGAGCATGTGAATATGACTGTGTGTCAAGAACATGGAATCCCTGTTATATATGTCATTCGTAATGCAGAAGCTGTCGCAGATTTTACGATTGGATTAATGTATGCAGAGACAAGAAACATTTCACGGGCACACCAGTTTATGATGAATGGTCAATGGAAAAAAGCATTTCCAAATGATCCCTATAAAACGACATTAAGTCACTTGAAAGTAGGGATATGTGGGTTTGGTCATATTGGCAAACTAGTAATAAAACGTTTAAATGCTTTGGGGGTTGACGTGTTACTCTATAGCAGTAGGGAGAACAAAGATGACTTGAATAAGAATGGGTTAAGCGTTGAAATGGTTGATTTGGAAACACTGTTCACCGAATCGGATATCGTCTCCTTACATGCACGTGTAACAAAGGAAAATAGGAATATGATTGATAAGAGCTTAATTAGTCGGATGAAGCCAAGTAGCTATCTAATTAACACGGCAAGACCTGAATTATTGGACAAAGAAGACCTAATAGATGCTCTTAGAAACCACCGTATAGCAGGAGCAGCTATAGATGTTTTTTGGGAAGAACCACTGGATCCCAATGATGAATTACTAAAGCTTGATAATATAACCTTAACCCCTCACATTGCTGGTGATACAGTTGATGCAATCCTTGGATCACCCAATTTATTAAGAGATGCATTGAATGAATATTTCAGAGGGGGTCTGACCCCCACTGCTTTAAAGTGGTAA
- a CDS encoding Cof-type HAD-IIB family hydrolase: MMKLVAIDLDGTLLSDDGTISSANVEAIHRAQEQGNMITICSGRSLHDTQEILQRAGITCPIITGNGAIAYNGQELLHKYIIPVQVIMELIPMLESEGYYFELYTNQGIHLLNKGKAQLDEEIQRMIEKDAGFPVEWAKRERDIQFEQYGLQYVNDYKNIDVAGLDIYKIFVLSFDREKLDHLESLLTGRTDLSITSSGQTKLEIAQAEVSKGNALTNMSKHLQIPIQDTVAIGDNLNDLSMFQVAGISIAMGNAPEVVKQKSTYTTKRYNEDGVAHALQSYVING, from the coding sequence ATGATGAAGTTAGTTGCCATTGATTTGGATGGAACATTATTATCGGATGATGGGACGATTAGTTCTGCAAATGTAGAGGCTATACATCGAGCGCAAGAACAAGGGAATATGATTACGATTTGCTCAGGACGTTCTCTCCATGATACACAAGAGATTCTTCAAAGGGCTGGAATAACTTGTCCAATAATTACCGGAAATGGAGCGATCGCTTATAATGGTCAGGAGCTTTTGCATAAATATATTATTCCTGTACAGGTAATTATGGAGCTTATTCCGATGCTTGAATCGGAAGGCTATTATTTTGAGTTATATACAAATCAGGGGATTCATCTGCTTAATAAAGGAAAAGCACAGCTGGATGAAGAAATTCAAAGAATGATAGAAAAGGACGCTGGCTTTCCGGTTGAATGGGCAAAGAGGGAAAGAGATATACAATTTGAACAATATGGATTGCAGTATGTAAATGATTATAAGAATATAGATGTGGCTGGGTTAGACATTTATAAGATCTTTGTTCTGTCTTTTGATAGAGAGAAGCTTGACCACCTTGAGTCACTTTTAACTGGGAGAACAGATCTATCGATTACATCATCAGGACAAACTAAGCTTGAAATTGCCCAAGCCGAGGTGAGTAAAGGGAATGCGCTAACGAATATGTCTAAGCACTTACAAATTCCTATACAGGATACTGTGGCGATCGGAGATAATTTAAATGATCTTTCAATGTTTCAAGTCGCAGGGATAAGTATTGCGATGGGCAATGCACCAGAAGTAGTGAAACAGAAAAGTACATATACGACAAAAAGATATAATGAAGATGGGGTAGCTCATGCTTTACAGAGCTATGTCATAAACGGTTGA
- the lacD gene encoding tagatose-bisphosphate aldolase, which yields MREISEKKRKALENLANEQGVISALAIDQRGALKKMMGENASQEAIEEFKGLVSEVLTPYASSILLDPEYGLPAAKKRAANSGLLIAYEKTGYDTSQPGRFPDLLPIWSAQRIKAEGADAVKFLLYYDIDESKEINDQKHAFVERIGSECMAEDIPFFLELVSYDSKIADVKSKEYAKVKPHKVNDMMVEFSKPNYHVDVLKVEIPVNMDYVEGYGSEVLYTREEALQYFKEQSEATDLPFIFLSAGVSAERFQETLVFAHEAGSQFNGVLCGRATWKDGVQVFSNSGAEKAMEWLQTQGKANIEALNEVIQKTASSCFHKFK from the coding sequence ATGAGAGAAATCAGCGAAAAGAAAAGAAAAGCCCTAGAAAATCTAGCCAATGAACAAGGAGTGATCAGTGCTTTAGCGATTGATCAACGGGGAGCATTAAAAAAAATGATGGGGGAAAATGCATCGCAGGAAGCGATTGAAGAATTTAAAGGTCTTGTTTCTGAAGTGCTTACACCTTATGCATCATCTATCTTATTAGATCCTGAGTATGGGTTACCAGCAGCAAAAAAACGGGCAGCAAATTCTGGACTACTCATTGCCTATGAAAAAACGGGCTATGATACTTCACAGCCTGGGCGATTTCCAGACCTTTTACCCATTTGGTCAGCTCAACGTATTAAAGCAGAAGGCGCTGACGCTGTAAAATTCTTACTTTATTATGATATTGATGAATCAAAAGAAATCAATGACCAAAAGCATGCATTTGTGGAACGGATAGGTTCCGAATGTATGGCGGAAGATATCCCCTTCTTTTTGGAGCTTGTCTCCTATGATAGTAAGATAGCTGATGTGAAGAGTAAAGAGTATGCAAAAGTCAAACCACATAAGGTAAATGATATGATGGTCGAATTCTCGAAACCAAACTATCATGTAGACGTATTAAAGGTTGAGATTCCTGTAAATATGGACTATGTGGAAGGGTATGGATCCGAAGTGCTTTATACGAGAGAGGAAGCCCTCCAATACTTTAAAGAACAAAGTGAAGCAACAGATTTACCTTTTATTTTCCTTAGCGCTGGAGTAAGTGCCGAACGATTCCAGGAGACATTAGTTTTCGCCCATGAAGCGGGATCACAGTTTAATGGTGTCCTTTGTGGACGAGCAACCTGGAAGGATGGGGTACAAGTATTTTCAAATTCAGGCGCTGAAAAAGCAATGGAATGGTTACAGACTCAAGGAAAAGCGAATATCGAAGCCTTAAATGAAGTCATTCAAAAAACAGCGTCTTCTTGTTTTCATAAATTCAAATAA
- a CDS encoding fructose-specific PTS transporter subunit EIIC, giving the protein MKTYTIIAATGCPTGIAHTYMAQEALEAAAKKRGISIKVETHGQEGIRNALTEAEIDAADGVIIAADKDVNADRFIGKPLINVSVSKGIKEPDQLIDEILSGNVPKYKDGQARAQQQSEHSSGQKTSIWHSIYVSLMNGVSHMLPLVVAGGVMVAISFMFGIHSAEPDSPEYNQFAYYLKTIGGISMNLMVPVLCAYIAESIAKRPGLIIGFIVGMIAYMNGTGFLGGIVGGFLTGYIMVGLAYVCKGLPKQLDGLKAIFLFPVLGIFIAGFAMWFLSAPMESINQGMMSFLSSVQDSSPILLGLIVGCMSAFDMGGPVNKAAYVTGTALLAQGNYFFMAGVSAACIAPPLATGFAVLFGGKAYSASDRSAGYVNFLLGSTHITEGAIPFAAKKPLKVIPILMLGSSIAAILTYLFKVQVPAPHGGFIVLPIVTHAILWVVAILIGAVVSGFLMSMDQKRTVAKEQEADSEKLSTPLPSVVNQSTSLDSVLDIENIFCNVDAATQDEVFQKLAKISNDHHISNDETSVIKGFVEREKLSTTGMEQGIAIPHTELESINKASIVILKLNQGVDWKALDGQPTNIVIAMFIPKGKANDHLRYLSEVSKLLIHQEFIDQLQHANSSKEIYQLFIENIQ; this is encoded by the coding sequence ATGAAGACCTATACAATTATCGCTGCAACCGGATGCCCTACCGGAATTGCACACACTTACATGGCACAAGAGGCATTAGAAGCAGCAGCAAAAAAACGTGGCATATCAATCAAGGTTGAAACACATGGTCAGGAAGGAATTAGGAATGCATTAACAGAAGCTGAAATCGATGCTGCTGATGGCGTGATCATAGCAGCTGATAAGGATGTAAATGCGGACCGTTTTATCGGAAAGCCTTTGATCAATGTTTCAGTTAGCAAAGGAATTAAAGAGCCTGATCAATTGATTGATGAAATTTTATCAGGAAATGTTCCAAAGTATAAGGACGGTCAAGCTAGAGCCCAACAGCAATCGGAGCATAGCAGTGGTCAAAAGACATCCATATGGCATAGCATCTATGTTTCTCTTATGAACGGTGTCTCCCATATGCTTCCGCTCGTTGTTGCTGGCGGTGTGATGGTAGCAATTTCCTTTATGTTTGGGATTCATTCAGCCGAGCCAGATAGTCCTGAATATAATCAATTTGCCTATTACTTAAAAACAATTGGCGGCATTTCCATGAATTTGATGGTGCCTGTTCTATGTGCTTATATTGCAGAATCGATTGCGAAAAGGCCAGGATTAATCATTGGATTTATCGTCGGGATGATTGCTTACATGAATGGTACTGGCTTCCTCGGAGGAATTGTCGGAGGTTTCCTCACTGGATACATCATGGTTGGTCTAGCTTATGTATGTAAAGGATTACCTAAGCAGCTTGATGGTTTAAAAGCGATTTTCCTTTTCCCTGTATTAGGAATTTTTATTGCCGGATTTGCCATGTGGTTCCTATCAGCACCAATGGAGTCCATCAATCAAGGCATGATGTCTTTCCTAAGCAGTGTTCAAGATTCAAGTCCTATTTTACTAGGTTTAATCGTTGGTTGTATGAGTGCCTTTGATATGGGCGGACCCGTTAATAAGGCAGCCTATGTTACAGGGACAGCCTTACTGGCTCAAGGAAATTATTTCTTTATGGCTGGTGTCTCGGCTGCATGTATTGCACCACCTCTTGCTACTGGTTTCGCCGTCTTATTTGGTGGGAAAGCTTATTCCGCAAGCGATCGCAGTGCAGGCTATGTCAACTTTTTACTTGGATCCACTCATATTACAGAGGGAGCAATTCCTTTTGCAGCGAAAAAGCCATTAAAAGTCATACCAATACTTATGCTCGGATCTTCTATCGCAGCCATTTTAACTTATCTTTTTAAAGTTCAAGTTCCTGCACCACATGGTGGATTTATCGTATTACCAATTGTTACCCACGCTATCCTATGGGTGGTCGCTATTTTAATTGGTGCGGTAGTAAGTGGATTCCTAATGAGCATGGATCAGAAACGGACCGTTGCTAAAGAACAAGAAGCTGATTCAGAGAAACTCTCTACTCCACTGCCATCAGTAGTGAATCAGTCAACAAGCTTAGACTCAGTACTAGATATCGAAAATATTTTCTGTAATGTCGATGCAGCAACTCAAGATGAGGTGTTTCAAAAACTAGCGAAAATTTCTAATGATCATCATATCAGCAATGATGAGACCAGTGTGATCAAGGGATTTGTGGAAAGAGAAAAACTAAGTACAACCGGTATGGAGCAAGGAATTGCTATTCCACATACGGAGCTAGAAAGCATCAATAAAGCAAGCATTGTCATTTTAAAATTAAATCAAGGCGTAGATTGGAAAGCTCTTGACGGACAACCGACAAATATCGTAATTGCCATGTTTATTCCAAAAGGAAAAGCAAATGATCATTTACGTTATTTATCAGAAGTCTCAAAGCTTCTCATTCACCAAGAATTCATCGACCAATTACAGCATGCCAACAGTTCTAAAGAGATCTATCAACTGTTTATCGAAAACATACAATAA